From the Microtus ochrogaster isolate Prairie Vole_2 chromosome 8, MicOch1.0, whole genome shotgun sequence genome, the window CGGCCGAACTTGCGGAGACCTTTGCCTGCTACCTGGACCGGTCAGTGTCCACTGGGCGGTCCGCGCCGCAGCCGTCGGCGTCGCGGCGTTGGGAGCTTGGAGCTCCTCGGAGCCGCCGCCCCGGGTACCGCCGCAGCCACCAAGCAGGCCTGCTGCAGCCTGAGCCCGGCGCGCCCGATCGCACGTGGCGGACCCGCCCCCTGTGCCTGCCGCGACCTGGACACCGCCGGCCTGTGTTCGCCCGTCCTCCGCTCTCCCGTGCTCCGCCGGGACTGCAGCCGGGAGATGAGCTTCCTGAGCCGACAGCAGCCGCCGCCCACCCGCCGCGCTGCGGCCGCCTGCAGCCTGCGGCAGAAACTCATCTTCGCACCGGGCAGCGActgtgaagaggaagaggaggaggaggaggaggaaggcagcgGCCACAGCACCGGGGAGGACTCGGCCTTCCAGGAACCCGATTCGCCGCTGCCCTCCGCGCGCAGCCCCGCCGAAGCCGAGGCCGAGCGCCGCCGCTCGCCCGGCGCCGAGCCCAGCAGTCCCGGGGAGCTGGAGGACGATCTGCTGCTGGGGGGCGGCGGCGGGGGCGCGGAGGCGGCGGGCGCCGGCACCGAGGGCGactcctgggaggaggaggggttcGGCTCGTCGTCCCCCGTCAAGTCACCGGCCACCGCCTACTTTCTGGGCACTTCGTTTTCGCCGGTGCACTGCGGCGGCCGGGGGGATGCGTCCCCGCGGGGGTGTGGGTCGCCGCGGGCCATGGATGGCCGCTGCTCGCCGCTGCCCGGCTATCCCAGCACCCCGCCGCACAAGACGTTCCGCAAACTACGACTGTTCGACACGCCGCACACGCCCAAGGTACGCGGGGACCCGGGACACCCGGTTTCAGGgcctttataaaaataagaaacaacaaaaccGCGGCGCTGCAGCCGAGCGCGCCGCTGTTGGGGTTCGGTTACATAACCGCCTCGCCGCACCCCTCTCGTCCTGCGccgccaccaaaaaaaaaagttggcagcCCCTCTTTTTGGCTCTGCCCAGAGGTTGTCGGTTAAGATTATGTAACTGAACAATGGGCCTGGGCTGTAACTTCTTCATCTTACAAAGGGGTTGGTCCCCGCCGTCCAGGTGGCTGAGGAGGTGGCCCCGGTGGCGCGGTGTGCGAGACTGCCGGCTTGGGGCGGGCCACCTGGCACTACGAGCCATATGGTGCCATTTAAACCCGGTGGTCGGGCCTGTAATTTGGGGAGCCCGGGTAGAAGGAGTTAGGCTTATTAAAGGGGTTTTTCTCCTTCTGTACTTCTGGTTTCGTGTTGCCCTCTGGGAGTTCTCTGCGTTTACAGCCGCAGAGTCATGAACACCCCAGGTAGCTTTTGATTGTCTTTCGGGACTTAGTATTAGCGAAGCTTTGTGTTTACCCTGGGGTTTGCTCTGAGGGTTTGTTGGCCTATGTGTTAAAATGAAGGTGTCTTAGAGAAGTGTGTGGTCAGCACCCCTCCGGAATAGCCCGTGTACGTGTACACTATCACTAGTAACACttgagaagacacacacacacacacacacacacacattaagacaTTTCTCCCAAATTAAGACAAACATGCCCCTTAAGTTTAACATGGAAAGGGAGTCGGTGTTTGCAGATTTCCACGCACCCTTAGTCATAACCCTCGAGAAAACGTGTGTTTTGGAGCGTTGCTATTTTATTAGCGGACTTGCCCAAGGCATGGTTCTTATAGTAGTGGGAGGAGTCCAGTGAGGCCGCCTTCCAAAGCCCTCTTGAGGTGGAAGTAGGGACTTTTTCAGACCTATcgcttttatttttagaatgttgAAAGAGCTTGTTAATTTTTAGCCACTGATATAAAGTTGGTTTTAGTCGCTATAAATGTTCCTTTTAAGGACTTGGTTCCGGTTTTTACTTTGCTATCTTTTACAGATAGTGTGCAACCTGACCCCTAAGTCAGCCACTGTTTATTTTACTTGAAATGTGCGGAAGGCTTGTGTATTGCCCAtcccttgttcttttctttccccaagtcGGGTAGTGGGACCTGTCCTTCACTATGTGATGCTTTCGACTACATCAGCCACCTAGAAAGGCCAGTTGAAGGCTGTGTCCTGAagattgtttttcctttcatAGAGTTTGCTTTCCAAAGCTCGAGTAATTGATTCCAGCTCTGTTAAACTCCGGGGTAGTTCTCTATTCATGAACAcagaaaaatcaggaagaagagaatTCGACACCCGGCAAACTCTTCAAGTGAATATTAATCCTTTTACTCCGGATCCTGTATTGCTCCATTCCTCAGGACAGTGTCGCGGGAGAAAGAGAGCATATTTTAATGAGTAAGTCTTTACAGTTTGGGTCTTCTGTACACCTAAGCGGGGTTCCATGTACTGTTCAGTTTGTACTGAGTGCGTGTTTCTGCTCTGAAAGGCTTCACTAATGAACATTAGcgcccagctctcaggagagggatggatggagggaagaactggagtaagaaaggaaaagaatagggAACCTCGattcctgggaagatggcttagctgttgagagctcttgctgttcttggGGTTCAGTTCTCAGGCACCTGAGTGATGCCTTAGAAATGGCTGTAACTGCCTCCAGGGGCTCCATTGCTCCTTCTGACCTCTTTAGGCCCTGGGCGTGTGTGCAATGCTCATACCTGCAAAAACTCTTATACACAAAAGGCCTAgaccaggcattggtggtgcatgcctttaatccaagcttttctgtagaggcaggtggatctcttgagtacaaggccagtctggtctacaatgtgaTTTCCAAGACATCCACGACACAGAgcaaccctgccttgaaaaaagaaaactagagtgttaattcattaattattttaatgtgcattgctgttttgcctgcatgtgtgaggatgttgggtcccctgtaactggagttacagacaggtgggtgctgggaattgaatctaggtcctctggaagaacagccagtgctcttaaccaatgagttGTCTCTAACCCCAAGCCTAGATTTCTTGTCAGACATCTAATTTCAAGTAATTTGAGAGAATTGTTATTATTACacgtatttattttgtgtgtgtggaggttgaCTTTAGGGACTTgattctccttccactgtgtgggtccccaggcttgaactcaggtgTCAAGAGGTGACTAGAACCTTTACCCTCTGAGAGAGTGGTTTTCAACCTTACTAATActgccataaaattattttcattgctatgtcataactaattttgctactgttatgaatctaaTGTAAATGTAAGTATCTAGTGTGTATTTTACATTACCCCAAAGGGATCTCGAACCATAGGTTGAGGACTGCTGCTTTGAGCTATCTTGATGGCAGGGATTTGATTTCAGAAATGCTTTAATTTTGGTCTGTGTAGCAGTAGTCTAGTTAGTGAGCATATCTCGGTagggattttttctttttgtttctttttttgagactgggtttctctgtgtaacagctctaactgttcctggaactagctcttgtagaccaggctggccttgaactcacagagatccacttgcctctgcctcctgagtgctgggattaatggcatatgtcaccactgcccagcagggtttttttttttttaatcagatgaGTCAAATTTTAGGGTTACAAAATTAactatatgctttctttttttttgtagtgatATATCAtatgtgttttaacaaataaagcttttctgaagatcagagagtaaaacagctgcactgatcagccatacagaccaggcagtggtagcacacctttaatcccagtagccactgtagtttgccatagaaactgggcagtggtggttgcatacctttaatcccagtactagagaggataAATTTAAGATGGGAGGGCACAGgtttcaggctcagtctcattctgagcaTTTCTGGAAGTAGGGTTGTCATTgttagactgaggtagaggtaagagccagtggctgactgctttgcttttctggtcttcaagttgaaccccaatatctgtctctgggtttttattaatcatgctacattttttttctatccattaaaaaatctatttcattCTATAGTTATGTAAAGTTAATCTTAAATTGATGTATGTTCTGAtaacatttaattcttttttttagttcCTCTGAAGACATGGAAGCCAGTGATTATGAATTTGAAGATGAAACAAGACCTGCTAAAGTAAATAGCTTTTTATAATTTAGTTAATATATGTCTACATGTCATATAAACAGTAGAACCTAGGgtagaaaaattttttaattttatatctttgtatTATAAATGGATATCCTATATTACAGAGAATTACAATTACTGAAAGCAATATGAAGTCGCGGTATGAAACTGAATTTCATGAGGTCGAGAAAATTGGTTCTGGAGAATTTGGTTCTGTGTTTAAATGTGTGAAGAGGCTAGATGGATGCATTTATGCCATTAAGCGATCAAAAAAACCATTGGCTGGCTCTGTTGATGAGTACGTATTAatcatttctgtcttttgtattttttctcctttgttattGGTAAACATTAAAGTTCTAGGTAACCAAATACCTAATGCTTTTGTTGATCTtatgtagattaggctagccttggtgagctcatTGTATGCTGATAATTTTAactccccttctcctgcctcaatttccctGATGGTTACAGTGTGTACTACTATGCCAGTTTCCATAATTCTTAGTTCTGTTAAATAAGACACCTTTTAGCATAATGATAGTTTAAAAGGTCATATTTACTTTATGGTGCTTCAGGTGATTTTATTTAGTCCTGAGTAGAAATGGTTTAACGctctgttaatatttttcttctaggcAGAATGCTTTGAGAGAAGTATATGCTCATGCTGTGCTTGGGCAGCATACCCATGTGGTTCGCTATTTCTCTGCGTGGGCAGAAGATGATCACATGCTTATACAAAATGAATATTGTAATGGTAAGTGATGTCATGTTCATTCATAAACTtttgagtttaaaaaataaaacactgccaggcaatagtggcgcacaccttttatcaatcccagcactccagggaggcagagacaggcagatctctgtgaattcgaagccagcctggtctatggagcgagttccaggacaggctccacaggtaaagagaaaccctatctcgaaaaccaaaaagaaagaaagaagcaccaTGGGAATATTTATTACGATCTTTCTGGTTCCCTTTCtcttgtatctgtgtgtgacatttttaagatagagtcttgctatgtaaccctagctggcttggaactcacagagattctcatGCTTCTGCATGCCCAAAGTgcagattaaagacatgcactaccttACCTGACTCCCTTTTTCATCTCTCATCCAGAAGGGTAACATGGATTTCAAGTTGGAAGCCTTAGCCCCTCTGTGACATCTGTTAACATTCCTCAGTAGGAGAACTTGTTCTATTTATATGCTTGCTACTCAGTGCTGAGCTTCATGAGAAGACAGCATACTAGTATGCCTTCCCATATTGTATATTTTCCTGAGCACACAGGAAAGATTATCTTAGTCTATTCTCTTCGGCTGTACAAAAATAATACAGTGAGATGAGGCGATTATAAtaaatttgtttctctgttttggaggAAGGGAAGTCTAAGAACAAGACGTGAGCATCTGAGGTGGTCCTTCATGCTGTATCTTTGCATGTAGAAtgtagggtttcactgtatatTCTTGGATGAAGCTCTATATATGCAGACTAAATTGgccttcctgggtgctgggattaaatgcatgtggtaccacccctggcccttttatttttcaatggcAAATTTCACGACAGTCCTTTTGTGGTGCTAGGGTTTGACTGAGAGCTCCTTGACTCCTCTCCGTGCCCTGCCTCTGAGCTGTGTCGTCAGTTCTTTGTGTGCGTTGTGCTGTGACTGGTATCACTAAGCAGTTAGCTAGGACTCTAGCCAAGGCAGACCTTGATCTTAAGATATTCCAGGAGACTAGTACCACGAGACCAGACTTAATTTCACATTAATCCCTTCTTGAAGGTACAGCTCTCTATTTACTGTTTACTAGGGCCCAGATTTCAATACTTGAAGTTTGGGATACACATTCAAATAATAAAGTTGTTTCCAACAAATTTCACTGCATTTAGCTTTTGCATTTTGTGAGCTTCTAACATTGATGTTGGTTTCTCATAAAAGGACAATGACTCCATTCATCTAAATTTAGCCATTTCTTGAAGCCATTCTGAAATCCTGCTTTATCCACCATCTGTCCAGTCTAGTTTAAAGCTAGAATTCATTAATACATCTGTATTAAGTAAGttatgttctttttccttttttttttttttggttattttttttgaggcagggtttctctgtgtagcccaagatgtccttgaactcacagaggtcagccttcctctgcctccagggtgctgagaTCAAATGTGTGCACCACCTAGCTGAGCCCACACttttgggttgtttccatttttaagttgtttccataaagattaaagaaatggcctggcggtggtggcgcacgcctttaatcccagcactcgggaggcagaggcaggcggatctctgtgagttcgagaccagcctggtctacagagctagttccaggacaggctccaaagccacagagaaaccctgtctcgaaaaaaaaaagattaaaaaaatgtattgtttagGGAGCCCCCAGAGGGGGCCCAgtgggtaagaatgcttgctgtgcaattACAAGTACTAGAGTATAAAGTCCAGCATCTACATAAAAGTTAGAATTGCTGAATTTGCCTCAgactccccccaaccccccccccagctcccagggaggcagagacagaagcatcACTGGGACTTACTGGTTTGTAATATAGCTGAGACAGTCAATCAGCGAGAGACTTGCTCAAATGTGTGGGAAGACACCAAGACCCTTTTCTACCTTCCAGATGTACACACATAAGAGCATTgacttatacatacatacacacacatatatatgtatacgtgtgtgtgtgtgtgtgtatatatatatatatataaagacaaatgtagctgggtgtggttgtgcacacttttaatcttggcactcgggaggcaggaagatctctgagttcaaggctagcttagtctataaagcaagttcc encodes:
- the Wee1 gene encoding wee1-like protein kinase; this encodes MSFLSRQQPPPTRRAAAACSLRQKLIFAPGSDCEEEEEEEEEEGSGHSTGEDSAFQEPDSPLPSARSPAEAEAERRRSPGAEPSSPGELEDDLLLGGGGGGAEAAGAGTEGDSWEEEGFGSSSPVKSPATAYFLGTSFSPVHCGGRGDASPRGCGSPRAMDGRCSPLPGYPSTPPHKTFRKLRLFDTPHTPKSLLSKARVIDSSSVKLRGSSLFMNTEKSGRREFDTRQTLQVNINPFTPDPVLLHSSGQCRGRKRAYFNDSSEDMEASDYEFEDETRPAKRITITESNMKSRYETEFHEVEKIGSGEFGSVFKCVKRLDGCIYAIKRSKKPLAGSVDEQNALREVYAHAVLGQHTHVVRYFSAWAEDDHMLIQNEYCNGGSLADAISENYRIMSYFTEGELKDLLLQVGRGLRYIHSMSLVHMDIKPSNIFISRTSIPNAVSEEGDEDDWISNKVMFKIGDLGHVTRISSPQVEEGDSRFLANEVLQENYSHLPKADIFALALTVVCAAGAEPLPRNGDQWHEIRQGRLPRIPQVLSQELTELLKVMIHPDPEKRPSAMMLVKHSALLSASRKSAEQLRIELNAEKFKNSLLQKELKKAQMAAKVAAEERALFTDRMATRSTTQSNRASRLIGKKMNRSVSLTIY